In the Chiloscyllium plagiosum isolate BGI_BamShark_2017 chromosome 15, ASM401019v2, whole genome shotgun sequence genome, one interval contains:
- the cmc4 gene encoding cx9C motif-containing protein 4, producing the protein MSTKDPCQKQACEIQKCLQANHYQESRCQHVIEEMHKCCKIYAKTSVCCSGFLKEEEKKSLQISTNCQ; encoded by the exons TCTACTAAAGATCCCTGTCAGAAACAAGCCTGTGAAATACAGAAGTGCTTACAAG CTAATCATTATCAAGAAAGCAGATGCCAGCATGTAATTGAAGAAATGCACAAGTGCTGTAAGATATATGCAAAGACGTCTGTTTGCTGTTCAGGGTTTTTGaaagaagaggaaaagaaaagctTACAGATATCCACTAATTGTCAGTGA